A genomic window from Fibrobacter sp. includes:
- a CDS encoding LacI family transcriptional regulator — MTVTLKDIAERAGVTSATVSMVINNKPNISDATRKKVLKIAKELNYYPNIIARGLATKKSNSIGVIVPNLASSFVVRVLQGIKSTNRDIEYTVQLFDTIGQKESESQLFQRMARERRIDGVILISSTVTEEDLNIFREESVPSIVVARKCENLDSVYVNNEQGASEATDYLISKGHRSIACVISRKNGLPTEERLQGYKNSLLRHNIPFNPDIVFDVDDDTMPNGEEVFSKIRQANPAVTSVFVPAGDMVAIGIVKEAKRQGLRIPQDCAVVGYDDIPAAEVVEPSLTTVRQPKLEMGDYAINMIVDKIEGRESGIKHKELPTKFIIRESA; from the coding sequence ATGACTGTAACTTTGAAAGACATTGCTGAACGTGCCGGTGTGACAAGTGCCACCGTCTCGATGGTGATTAACAATAAACCCAACATTTCCGATGCGACCCGCAAGAAAGTGCTTAAGATTGCCAAGGAATTAAACTATTATCCTAATATCATCGCCAGGGGACTTGCGACAAAGAAATCAAACTCTATCGGGGTGATCGTTCCCAATCTGGCGTCCTCTTTTGTTGTCAGAGTGCTCCAGGGGATAAAAAGTACAAACCGGGATATCGAGTACACAGTTCAGCTCTTTGATACAATAGGGCAGAAGGAAAGTGAATCGCAGTTATTCCAGCGGATGGCCAGGGAGCGTCGTATCGACGGGGTGATTCTGATAAGTTCCACTGTTACAGAGGAGGACCTGAACATTTTCCGGGAGGAGAGTGTTCCCAGTATCGTTGTGGCCAGAAAATGCGAAAATCTCGACTCAGTTTATGTCAATAATGAGCAGGGTGCGTCCGAGGCAACAGATTATCTGATCAGTAAAGGTCACAGGAGTATTGCCTGTGTCATAAGCCGCAAAAACGGTTTACCCACAGAGGAGAGGCTTCAGGGGTACAAAAACTCTCTGCTCCGCCACAACATCCCATTTAACCCTGATATTGTCTTTGATGTCGATGATGACACAATGCCCAATGGGGAAGAGGTCTTCAGCAAGATCCGTCAGGCGAATCCCGCTGTGACATCTGTATTTGTTCCAGCCGGTGACATGGTTGCTATTGGAATAGTAAAGGAAGCCAAGAGGCAGGGTTTGCGTATTCCTCAGGACTGTGCGGTTGTGGGTTATGATGATATCCCGGCGGCAGAGGTCGTTGAGCCATCGCTTACCACTGTTCGTCAGCCAAAGCTTGAGATGGGTGACTATGCGATCAACATGATTGTGGATAAAATCGAAGGCAGGGAATCCGGGATTAAGCATAAGGAACTGCCGACGAAGTTTATTATCAGGGAGAGCGCATAA
- the htpG gene encoding molecular chaperone HtpG, whose amino-acid sequence MAENTITNEQNLEFQTEAKQLLHLMIHALYSHKEVFIRELISNASDALDKLRFQSLTNPSVLPPDTELSIHIKLDKKAKTFTISDNGIGMNRQEVIENIGTIARSGSKAFLEKMTGDQKADSNLIGQFGVGFYSVFMVAESVKLVTKKAGCPDEPAVMWESKGESEFTISDTEKEGHGTEITLYLKEDESAYTEDWQVRSIIKKYSDFIVFPIYLPNEKGHEEVINQTKPLWRRSQSEITQEQYEEFYQQALGGFDKPLSILHSHAEGVMEYSWMLFIPSSSPFDLFSMERKHGVKLYVKRVFIMDNCKELIPEYLRFVRGIVDSEDLPLNISREMLQKNPVIDKIRKALVGKILGRLKEMAEKEPDNYKKFWNEFGPVFKEGLHTDYENKDKLLELVRFQSSMAEKDELVSLKQYVNRMRTDQKEIYYITGESRDIVEKSPHLEVFKAKSIEVLYLTDPIDEFIVNDIYNYDGKTLKSVVQEDLDLGELGKDEKDIKKKAESKYKKLTERIKNILGDAIKEVQITTRLKDSPACLVADKNGMGVHMEKLMKAMGHEVPKSQRILEINPEHPLLINMNARYEKDPKDPELEEWVKLLLDQALIAEGQMVSDPLAFSQRVSKLMVKASSQQ is encoded by the coding sequence ATGGCGGAAAATACAATTACCAATGAGCAGAATTTAGAATTCCAGACCGAAGCCAAACAACTTCTGCACCTCATGATCCATGCTCTCTACAGCCACAAGGAAGTTTTTATTCGCGAGCTGATCTCCAATGCATCAGATGCTCTCGACAAACTCAGATTCCAGTCCCTCACAAACCCATCTGTTCTTCCCCCTGATACCGAACTGTCGATCCATATAAAGCTGGACAAAAAAGCCAAAACATTTACCATCAGCGACAACGGTATCGGCATGAACCGCCAGGAAGTGATTGAAAATATCGGCACAATCGCAAGAAGCGGATCTAAAGCTTTCCTGGAGAAAATGACCGGAGACCAGAAAGCCGACTCAAACCTTATCGGCCAGTTCGGAGTAGGTTTCTATTCCGTATTCATGGTAGCAGAAAGTGTCAAGCTGGTTACCAAAAAGGCCGGCTGCCCTGATGAGCCTGCAGTGATGTGGGAATCTAAGGGGGAAAGTGAATTTACAATAAGTGACACCGAAAAAGAGGGACACGGCACAGAGATAACCCTTTACCTCAAAGAAGATGAATCTGCCTACACTGAAGACTGGCAGGTCCGTTCTATTATCAAGAAATATTCCGATTTTATCGTCTTCCCCATCTACCTTCCAAATGAAAAAGGACATGAGGAGGTTATCAACCAGACAAAACCTCTCTGGCGACGCTCTCAGTCGGAGATCACCCAGGAGCAATACGAGGAATTCTATCAGCAGGCACTTGGCGGTTTTGATAAACCACTTTCCATTCTTCACAGCCACGCAGAGGGTGTGATGGAGTACTCATGGATGCTCTTTATTCCATCATCATCTCCCTTTGACCTCTTCTCCATGGAACGCAAGCACGGAGTCAAGCTCTATGTCAAGCGGGTGTTTATTATGGACAACTGCAAAGAGCTGATTCCTGAATACCTTCGCTTTGTGAGAGGAATTGTCGATTCTGAAGATCTTCCTCTCAACATCTCCCGCGAGATGCTTCAGAAGAACCCTGTAATTGACAAAATCAGAAAAGCCCTTGTGGGGAAAATTCTGGGCAGGCTCAAGGAGATGGCGGAAAAGGAACCTGACAATTACAAAAAATTCTGGAATGAGTTCGGCCCGGTTTTCAAGGAGGGACTCCATACAGACTACGAAAACAAAGATAAACTCCTTGAACTGGTCCGCTTCCAGTCGTCGATGGCAGAGAAAGATGAACTGGTCTCACTGAAACAGTATGTTAACAGGATGAGAACAGACCAGAAAGAGATCTACTATATCACCGGTGAAAGCAGGGATATAGTCGAGAAGAGCCCTCATCTCGAGGTCTTCAAAGCCAAAAGTATCGAGGTGCTCTACCTTACTGATCCCATCGATGAGTTTATCGTAAATGACATCTACAATTATGACGGGAAAACGCTCAAATCTGTGGTTCAGGAGGATCTGGATCTGGGCGAGCTTGGCAAAGATGAGAAGGATATCAAGAAAAAAGCGGAATCAAAGTACAAGAAACTCACCGAACGGATTAAAAACATTTTAGGCGATGCCATAAAAGAGGTCCAGATCACCACCCGGCTCAAGGACAGTCCTGCATGCCTTGTTGCAGACAAGAACGGGATGGGTGTGCACATGGAAAAACTCATGAAGGCGATGGGTCATGAGGTCCCGAAGTCGCAGAGAATTCTCGAGATCAATCCGGAACACCCGCTTCTGATTAACATGAATGCCCGTTATGAGAAAGATCCCAAGGATCCTGAACTGGAGGAGTGGGTAAAGCTTCTTCTGGATCAGGCGCTTATCGCTGAAGGACAGATGGTTTCCGACCCTCTGGCCTTTTCTCAGAGGGTAAGCAAGCTGATGGTGAAGGCGTCATCGCAGCAGTAA
- a CDS encoding SAM-dependent chlorinase/fluorinase, translating into MPVIALITDFGEKNWFAGEMKGIISAISPETTVIDITHQIPPGDIRSACFTLLACYSSFPQGTVFCTVVDPGVGSSRKAIAASNGKFFFVGPDNGVLSWALSRENVKTATHLTNSTCFRHPVSSTFHGRDIFAPVSAHLSRGMPLEKLGPQFSDFRQIPFPASTLDNGKITGEIICVDSFGNLITSIGNAMITPEYQNSSMKILKTGETLPFGRYFQQFKPLDRLYYTGSAGFVEIAVNGGNASEVLEITVGDRVEITAPDPI; encoded by the coding sequence ATGCCGGTAATTGCTCTGATTACAGATTTCGGAGAGAAAAACTGGTTTGCCGGAGAGATGAAAGGCATAATAAGCGCCATCTCTCCGGAGACCACTGTTATCGATATCACGCACCAGATTCCCCCCGGCGACATAAGAAGCGCCTGCTTTACGCTTCTTGCCTGCTACAGTTCTTTTCCGCAGGGAACAGTATTCTGCACTGTCGTTGATCCTGGCGTCGGCAGTTCCAGAAAAGCAATCGCTGCATCAAACGGGAAATTCTTCTTCGTCGGACCGGACAATGGAGTTCTCTCCTGGGCGCTCTCAAGGGAAAATGTCAAAACAGCGACTCATTTGACAAACAGCACCTGTTTCCGTCATCCTGTGAGCTCTACTTTTCATGGAAGAGATATCTTCGCGCCTGTATCGGCACACCTTTCCAGGGGAATGCCTCTGGAGAAATTAGGTCCTCAGTTTTCAGATTTCAGGCAGATCCCCTTCCCCGCTTCTACTCTTGACAATGGCAAGATCACCGGGGAAATCATCTGTGTCGATTCTTTCGGTAATCTCATTACAAGCATCGGAAACGCGATGATCACTCCTGAATATCAGAACTCATCGATGAAAATTCTCAAAACCGGTGAAACACTTCCATTCGGGAGATATTTCCAGCAGTTTAAGCCCCTCGACAGGCTTTATTATACCGGATCTGCGGGTTTTGTGGAGATTGCAGTAAACGGAGGGAACGCATCCGAGGTACTTGAGATTACTGTCGGTGATCGGGTTGAGATTACCGCTCCTGATCCCATCTAA